Proteins encoded together in one Bactrocera neohumeralis isolate Rockhampton chromosome 4, APGP_CSIRO_Bneo_wtdbg2-racon-allhic-juicebox.fasta_v2, whole genome shotgun sequence window:
- the LOC126756641 gene encoding alkyldihydroxyacetonephosphate synthase, translated as METANIRFNALPQAPSCGSHSVGECRSNNCSSKLADAKEPVAAPATVLLDKRFSRQVQGVYPLRRQDVLKWYGWGYKDSQFYVDNGIIGFKGDKYPLEGCMLPYFTEWVYSKFNLRIEKNLPSPKMPTEFPAPTVNAPFLRELEATKLTSSQSGEDRLIRCHGQTLHDIYYLWRNEFKRIPDIVVWPHSHEDVVRLVALANRHNVVVIPYGGGTSVSGSITCPQAEQRMICVLDTSQMNRMLWLNKANLTVCFEAGIVGQDLERELQKLGLTVGHEPDSYEFSTLGGWVATRASGMKKNVYGNIEDLVVRVRMVTASGEVLERECMAPRVSCGPDFNHVIMGSEGTLGVVTEVVLKVRPLPAVKRYGSLVFPDFESGVQFMREVARRRCQPASVRLVDNEQFVMGQTLKPVRSWLAGLLDSLKKTYITAWKGLDLTKMCAATLLFEGNEEDVRREEALIYQIAKQFKGFPAGGDNGERGYILTFVIAYIRDFALNQEIVAESFETSVPWDRCSSLCRNVKRRVEAECHKRSIKNFIISCRVTQTYDAGACVYFYFGFRHTGIADPVATFEQIETGARDEILASGGSLSHHHGVGKIRSQWYENTVSKSGSALYLAAKRQLDPKNIFAAGNLLTEEQWQAASKKSGVEASLHQTTVESSSLVKAKL; from the exons ATGGAGACAGCAAATATACGCTTCAACGCGCTGCCTCAAGCCCCCAGCTGCGGGAGCCACAGTGTCGGCGAATGCAGAAGCAACAACTGCAGCAGCAAGCTGGCCGACGCCAAAGAGCCGGTCGCTGCGCCCGCCACTGTGCTGCTGGATAAGCGCTTCTCGCGGCAAGTGCAGGGTGTGTATCCGCTGCGACG TCAGGACGTGCTGAAGTGGTACGGCTGGGGCTACAAAGACTCACAGTTCTATGTGGACAATGGCATCATCGGCTTCAAGGGTGACAA GTATCCACTTGAAGGCTGCATGTTGCCCTACTTCACCGAATGGGTTTACAGTAAATTCAATTTGCGTATCGAGAAGAATTTACCCTCTCCGAAAATGCCTACCGAGTTTCCGGCACCCACCGTGAATGCGCCCTTCCTGCGCGAACTCGAAGCAACTAAGCTGACGAGCTCGCAGTCTGGCGAGGACCGTCTCATACGCTGTCATGGTCAGACGCTGCACGATATCTACTATCTTTGGCGCAATGAATTCAAGCGTATTCCCGACATAGTCGTCTGGCCGCACAGTCACGAGGATGTGGTGCGGCTTGTGGCGCTCGCCAATAGACATAATGTTGTGGTTATACCGTATGGCGGTGGCACCTCTGTGTCTGGCTCAATTACTTGTCCGCAAGCGGAGCAACGTATGATCTGCGTGTTGGATACGTCACAGATGAATCGTATGCTGTGGCTGAATAAAGCCAATTTGACTGTGTGCTTTGAGGCGGGCATTGTGGGACAGGATTTGGAGCGCGAATTGCAAAAACTCGGTTTGACTGTGGGTCATGAACCGGACAGTTATGAGTTCTCCACACTCGGTGGTTGGGTGGCGACACGCGCCTCTGGCATGAAGAAGAACGTCTACGGCAATATAGAGGATTTGGTGGTGCGTGTCCGTATGGTTACCGCGTCTGGAGAGGTGCTGGAGCGTGAGTGTATGGCGCCGCGTGTTTCGTGTGGTCCGGATTTCAACCATGTGATAATGGGCTCCGAGGGCACACTTGGCGTTGTGACTGAGGTGGTGCTGAAAGTGCGTCCACTGCCCGCCGTGAAACGTTATGGCTCGCTGGTTTTCCCCGATTTCGAGAGCGGCGTACAATTTATGCGGGAAGTTGCGCGTCGCCGCTGCCAACCGGCGTCGGTGCGGTTAGTGGATAACGAACAATTCGTTATGGGACAAACACTGAAGCCAGTGCGAAGCTGGTTGGCTGGTTTGCTGGATTCATTGAAGAAAACCTACATCACGGCTTGGAAGGGTTTGGATTTAACGAAAATGTGTGCGGCAACTTTGCTATTTGAGGGTAATGAGGAAGATGTGCGACGAGAGGAGGCGCTCATTTACCAGATTGCTAAGCAGTTTAAAGGATTTCCGGCAGGTGGTGATAATGGCGAACGTGGCTACATACTAACATTCGTCATAGCGTACATAAGG GATTTCGCATTAAACCAAGAGATCGTTGCGGAGTCCTTTGAGACATCTGTGCCATGGGACCGTTGCAGTTCGCTGTGTCGGAATGTGAAGCGCCGTGTGGAAGCG GAATGTCACAAGCGTAGCATTAAGAACTTCATCATTTCCTGTCGCGTAACGCAGACCTACGACGCCGGCGCTTGCGTTTACTTCTACTTCGGCTTTAGGCACACCGGCATTGCCGATCCTGTCGCCACATTCGAGCAGATTGAGACGGGTGCACGCGACGAGATACTCGCCTCGGGCGGCTCGCTGTCGCATCATCACGGCGTTGGTAAAATACGCAGCCAATGGTATGAGAATACCGTTTCCAAATCCGGCAGTGCACTGTACCTGGCGGCGAAAAGACAACTCGAcccgaaaaatattttcgccgCAGGAAATTTGCTGACCGAGGAGCAGTGGCAGGCGGCGAGCAAAAAGAGTGGCGTAGAAGCGTCGCTGCATCAAACCACCGTTGAGTCGAGTTCATTAGTTAAGGCGAAACTATAA